The Variovorax sp. PMC12 genome segment CCGACATCGTGGCCTTCGGCGGCATCTCGGGCGACTATTTCTACATGCACTTCGACGAGGTGGCGGCGAAGCAGTCGCCGTTCGGCAAGCGCATTGCGCACGGGTACTTCGTGCTGTCGGCGGCGGCCGGCCTGTTCGTCTCGCCCTCGCCCGGCCCGGTGCTCGCCAACTACGGCCTGGACACGCTGCGCTTCACCAAGCCCGTGGGCATCGGCGACACCATCCAGGCGCGCCTGACCTGCAAGCGCAAGATCGACCGCAACAAGAAAGACGCCAGCGGCCAGGGCCAGGGCGTGGTGGCCTGGGACGTGGAAGTGACCAACCAGGACGGCGAGCTGGTCGCCAGCTACGACATCCTGACGCTGGTCTCCAAGAAGCCGGAAGCGGTGCAGGCATGACGACGATGTTCGACCTCACGGGCAAGGTCGCGCTGGTCACGGGCGGCAACGGGGGCATCGGCCTCGGCATGGCGCAAGGACTTGCCAAGGCCGGCGCGCGCGTCATCGTGGCCGCGCGCAACACGCAGAAGTCGGCCGCCGCGGTCGAGGCGCTGAAGGCGCTGGGCAGCGACAGCTTCGCGCTCGAAGCCGACGTGAGCGACGAGGCCTCGGTGCAGAAGCTGTTCGACGAGGCCGCCGCGCGCTGCGGGCGGCTCGACATCCTCATCAACAACGCCGGCACCACGGTGCGCAAGCCTGTCGACCAGCTCGCGCTGTCCGAATGGCACAAGGTGATGGACACCAACCTCACCAGCGCCTTCCTGTGCAGCCGCGCCGCGCATGCGCACCTGAAGGCCGCGGGCGGCGGCAAGATCATCAACATCGGCTCGATGATGTCGATCTTCGGCGCGCCCTATGCGCCGGCCTACGCCGCGAGCAAGGCCGGCATCGTGCAGCTCACCAAGTCGACCGCGCTCTCGTGGGCGCCCGACAACATCCAGGTCAACGCGATCTTGCCCGGCTGGTTCGAGACCGAGCTCACCGACGGCGCGCGCAGCCAGATCCCGGGCCTGTACGACCGCGTGGTGGCCCGCGCCGCCGCCGGCCGCTGGGGCCAGCCGGGCGACATCGCCGGCACCGCCGTGTTCCTGTCGAGCGCCGCGTCCGACTACGTGACGGGCACCGCGATTCCCGTGGACGGCGGGTTTTCTATAGCCGGATAGATCAACGCGGCCGTGTAAATTCGGCCGCCATGCTCTTCTGGTTCCAGATCTTCGCCTTCATTGCCGGCACCGCCGCGCTGCTCTACGCTTCGCGCGGCCCGCTGAGCCGGCCCGGCTCGCACGGCTTCTACCGCTTCTTCGCATGGGAATGCATGCTGGTGCTGGCGCTGGTCAACCTGCCGTGGTGGCATGACGATCCGTTCTCGGCCAGGCAGATCGTCTCCAGCATCTTCTTCGTGCTGTCGATCTGGCTGCCGATCCATGCGGTGCGCCTGCTCAAGGCGCAGGGCAAGCCGACAGAGGCGCGCAGCGACGACCCCGCGCTCTACGGCTTCGAGAAGACATCCGCCGTCGTCAGCAGCGGCGCTTTCCGCTACATCCGCCACCCGATGTACACCGCGCTGATGCTGCTGGCCTGGGGTGCGTTTCTCAAGCAGTTCAGCTGGCTCACGCTGCTGCTGGTGCTCGCGGCCACGGTGCTGCTGTTCATGACGGCGCTGCGCGACGAGCAGGAATGCATCGCGCATTTCGGCGATGCCTACCGCGACTACATGCGGCGCACGCGGCGCTTCATTCCCTTCGTTCTGTAGCTGCACGGCGCGGGCGCGCGCCTTATACCGCAGGCCCGTGCCGCTACCTTGCGGGATGCTGACCCGCACGATCAGGTTCCGTTCACACGAACCTCCTAGCATTCCCGCATGCTTCTCGCACGCGTCCGCCATTTCGCCAGAGCGCACTACCGTTGGTGGTGCGTGGCGGGCCTGCTGCTGGTTGTTCTCCAGCCCTTCATCGCGGTCCATTACCGCTGCGACGGCCTGGAAGACGAGCCGATGCTGCGGGTGCGCAGCGTCAGCGACACCACGCAGTTCGAGGCCGACGATCGCGCCGACCACCCGAGCGACCACGAGACCACGGTCTTCGCCCAGGCGCCGGCGAGCATCGACCACCCCGACGCCTTCGACTTCGGGCTGAGCACGCTCATGGCCATGGTGCTCGCGATGCTGCCGCTGGCCGTGGCCTTGGCACGGCTTGCCACGCCCATCGTGCGCGAAGCGCCCGAGCACGTGCCGCCGCACGGCGGCGCGCCGCCCTGCGCGCAGCCCTGGCGGCGCCTGCCGCCCACCGCCGCCCCGCCCTACGGGATCTGAGAAACCGGCGCCTCGCGCGTCGCGTCCTCCCGCTGACGTCTGCGCAGCGGGCCTCTCTTCCTCGTCGAAAGGACTGACATGTCCAAATTTTTCAGGTGCGCCTGCCGCACCTTGCGCAGCCCTGCGCCTGTTGTTTGCATCCATCCGCAAGGAGTGGCGCCATGGACGCGCTGAACCTCGCCTTCTTTCACTGGATCCACGCCGGCAGCC includes the following:
- a CDS encoding methyltransferase family protein — translated: MLFWFQIFAFIAGTAALLYASRGPLSRPGSHGFYRFFAWECMLVLALVNLPWWHDDPFSARQIVSSIFFVLSIWLPIHAVRLLKAQGKPTEARSDDPALYGFEKTSAVVSSGAFRYIRHPMYTALMLLAWGAFLKQFSWLTLLLVLAATVLLFMTALRDEQECIAHFGDAYRDYMRRTRRFIPFVL
- a CDS encoding SDR family NAD(P)-dependent oxidoreductase, with amino-acid sequence MTTMFDLTGKVALVTGGNGGIGLGMAQGLAKAGARVIVAARNTQKSAAAVEALKALGSDSFALEADVSDEASVQKLFDEAAARCGRLDILINNAGTTVRKPVDQLALSEWHKVMDTNLTSAFLCSRAAHAHLKAAGGGKIINIGSMMSIFGAPYAPAYAASKAGIVQLTKSTALSWAPDNIQVNAILPGWFETELTDGARSQIPGLYDRVVARAAAGRWGQPGDIAGTAVFLSSAASDYVTGTAIPVDGGFSIAG